The Devosia sp. genome segment TCGGCCTTCTGGCCGCGACCTTTGTCTTTGACACCATCGATACCCTGATCAAGGGACAGGCCCATTGGTCGCGGTTCGACTGGAGCTATTTCATGCAGGTGCCACTGGGTCTGGCGCTCTGCGTCATTGCCCTAAAATCCGCCAATCCGCGCCTGCACCTGTGGATCGTGGCCCTGCACATCGCCTATCAGCTCTTTCTCATCATCCGTTTCTTCAACACCGTCAGTTAGTGCCCATGCTTCGTGCCACCACTCACCTTCCCGCTGGTCACAATCGGCCTTTTGTCGACACAATCGTGCTGGCCCACGACGAAAGGCGGCTGCGCCGCAAGCTCCTGACCGGCCGCAACGGCACCGAGGTCATGGTGGACTTTCCCAATACCGTGACCCTCGACCACGAGGGTGCCCTGGAGCTCGATAGCGGCGAAGCCGTCGCCATCATTGCAGCCGAAGAACTGCTCTACGAGATACGCGCGCGCGACGCGGGCCACCTGCTCCGCCTGGCCTGGCATATCGGCAACCGCCATACCCCGGCTCAACTCGAAGATGGCCGCATCCTGATCAAGCGCGATCACGTGCTCAAGACCATGCTCGAAGGGCTCGGCGCCAGGGTCGGCAATGTCTCCGAACCCTTCTTTGCCGAACATGGGGCCTATCACAGCCACAACCATGGCGAGGCCAGCCATGCTCTCCTGAGCAAGCGGTGAGCGCGGACCTCCAGAAACTGCTGACCTGGCTGTCACCGGCCTTTCCGGTGGGCGCCTTTGCCTGGTCTGCCGGCCTGGAAACCGCCATCGTCAACCGCTCCGTGGCCGATCGCGCCAGCGCCGAGGACTGGATTGCCGGCACCCTTGCCCATGGCACGCTCAAGACCGACGCCATCCTCCTCGCCCATGCGCACCGCGCCTTCGAGGACCCCGCGGCCCTTCAGGAGCTGTCGGACCTCTGCCTCGCCCTGACCCCATCCCGCGAACGGCAGGTGGAGACAATCCAGACCGGCAATGCCTTTCTCCTTGCCGCCGCCGCCTGGCCGCTTGACCGCCAATTGTCGCTCCCCCGGCCCTGTCCCTATCCCATTGCCGTCGGCGCGCTGTCCGGGGCCCACGCCATTGGCCTCGGCGATACGCTCCTGGCCTTCCTCACCGCGGTTGTTCACGCCCAGGTCTCGGTGGCAGTGCGCCTTGTGCCCATCGGCCAGACGGATGGCCTGGCGATCATGGCCGCGCTCGAACCGGCGGTCGCGCACATGGCCGATCTGTGCCAGCATGCCACACTGGACGAGATCGGCTCTGTGGCCTATGGCGCCGATATCGCACAAATGCAGCACGAGACGCTGCGGACAAGGATATTCCGCTCATGAGCATGTTCATCTCCTCCTTCATGTTCATCGCCCTGTTCGCGGTATCTCTGGCGCATCTGCTCTGGTCCGCCGGGCGCACCTGGCCCATTCGCAACGAAAAGCTGCTGGCCCAGACCGTCGTCGGAACTGCTGGCATCGAACGCATGCCGCCGCGCCTGGCATCCCTCGCCGTGGCCCTGTTCACCTTCGCAGCGGGCGTGCTCGCCCTCGCCCTGGCCGATCATGACGGCTGGGGGGGCCTGCTGACCCTGGGCGGTTTCGCCCTTGGCCTGGTCTTCCTGGCCCGCGGCATCCTTGGCTACACCGGCTGGTGGGCACAATTGACCCCCGAGCCGAATTTCCGCCTCAACGACCGGCGGGTCTATTCCCCGCTCTGCCTGTTCCTGGGCCTCGGCTTCATCGCCCTGGCCATTCTGCGTCTCATCTGATCCCGCGAGGTTTTCCATGTCCAAGAGCGTCAACGGCCCCCTTCGCATCGGCATCGGCGGGCCGGTGGGCTCGGGCAAGACAACCCTCTGCGAAATGCTGCTCAAGGCCATGCGGGACCGCTATTCCATGGCGGTCGTCACCAACGACATCTACACCCGCGAAGACGCCCTCATCCTGGCACGCGTGCAGGCCATTTCCGAGGATCGCATCGTCGGCGTCGAAACTGGTGGCTGCCCGCACACCGCCATTCGCGAGGACGCTTCGCTCAACCTCGCCGCCATCGACGATCTCAACCAGAAATTTCCCGATCTCGACATCATCCTGATCGAGAGCGGCGGCGACAACCTTGCCGCGACCTTCTCGCCCGACCTGGCCGATCTGACCATCTATGTGATCTCGGTGGCCCAGGGCGAAAAAATCCCCCGCAAGGGCGGCCCGGCCATTTCCCGTTCCGACCTCCTCGTCATCACCCACACCGATCTAGCCCCCCATGTCGGCGCCAGCCTCACGGTGATGGAAAGCGACACCCAGAAGGTGCGCGAGGGCCGCCCCTACGTCTTCACCGATCTCCTGCGTCGCGAAAGCCTCGACCAGATCATCGCCTTCATCGAAAAACACGGCGGCTTCCTCGCCACCGCCGCCGAGTAAGGCTCGGCAATGAACCAGGGCTCAGGCACAATAAACGCCCTGCAAGGCGCCCGCGCCTATGCGGCCCTGAGCGTTCTGGTCGGTCACGCCG includes the following:
- a CDS encoding DUF3995 domain-containing protein translates to MSMFISSFMFIALFAVSLAHLLWSAGRTWPIRNEKLLAQTVVGTAGIERMPPRLASLAVALFTFAAGVLALALADHDGWGGLLTLGGFALGLVFLARGILGYTGWWAQLTPEPNFRLNDRRVYSPLCLFLGLGFIALAILRLI
- a CDS encoding urease accessory protein UreE, whose product is MLRATTHLPAGHNRPFVDTIVLAHDERRLRRKLLTGRNGTEVMVDFPNTVTLDHEGALELDSGEAVAIIAAEELLYEIRARDAGHLLRLAWHIGNRHTPAQLEDGRILIKRDHVLKTMLEGLGARVGNVSEPFFAEHGAYHSHNHGEASHALLSKR
- the ureG gene encoding urease accessory protein UreG, which codes for MSKSVNGPLRIGIGGPVGSGKTTLCEMLLKAMRDRYSMAVVTNDIYTREDALILARVQAISEDRIVGVETGGCPHTAIREDASLNLAAIDDLNQKFPDLDIILIESGGDNLAATFSPDLADLTIYVISVAQGEKIPRKGGPAISRSDLLVITHTDLAPHVGASLTVMESDTQKVREGRPYVFTDLLRRESLDQIIAFIEKHGGFLATAAE
- a CDS encoding urease accessory protein UreF — encoded protein: MSADLQKLLTWLSPAFPVGAFAWSAGLETAIVNRSVADRASAEDWIAGTLAHGTLKTDAILLAHAHRAFEDPAALQELSDLCLALTPSRERQVETIQTGNAFLLAAAAWPLDRQLSLPRPCPYPIAVGALSGAHAIGLGDTLLAFLTAVVHAQVSVAVRLVPIGQTDGLAIMAALEPAVAHMADLCQHATLDEIGSVAYGADIAQMQHETLRTRIFRS